The Acinonyx jubatus isolate Ajub_Pintada_27869175 chromosome B3, VMU_Ajub_asm_v1.0, whole genome shotgun sequence genomic interval AACATAAGAGAGTAGTAATGAGACTGATAGCATTGCATATGGAAGGTAATCAAAGGGGTGAGGAACATGAAGATCATCAGAAGTTGCCTGAATTTTGGGGGACTCCACGGGCAGGAGTAACACACCGAGGGAGAAATCAATGAGTtaccttccatttcttctttcttctttcatgttaTTCTAGGCATTCCTGGCCTGCCACTCATGGCCCTTAGGATTTAGCAGAAGATTTTGCTTAATCTTCTCTTACCAAAACCTAGGGAAGTTAAGGAGACTAGGGAGTTAGAAGCCACGCTTTGTAGCAATGAGTTACTACCTATTTTATGCAACTATAGTTTAAGGGGTTACATTAGACGTGTTTTGGCTGTGTAAAATAAGGCAATGTTTTTTCTTTACGATATGAAATTCATGCAGTCAGTGACTCCCcacaaagtttattttctctttactttttttcctagGTAAAATTAGTGTCACCTCTGTTTGCAGAGGCAATGGATGGAGCCAACCAATCTGTGGTATATGAGTTTGTGTTCCTGGGACTCTCTAATTCATGGGAGATCcagcttcttcttttcttcttttcctctgtgttctaCATGGCAAGCCTAATGGGAAATCTCCTCATTGTGTTCTCTGTGAGTACTGACCCTAACTTGCACTCTCCCATGTACTTCCTGCTGGCCAATCTCTCCTTTCTTGATGTGGGGTTTTGCTCTATTGCAGCCCCCAAAATGATTTATGACCTCTTCAGAAAACGCAAAGCCATCTCTTTTGGGGGTTGTATATCTCAGATCTTCTTTATTCATGCTATTGGGGGAACAGAAATGGTGCTGCTCATTGCCATGGCCTTTGACAGATATGTTGCTATATGTAAGCCTCTCCACTACCTGACCATTATGAGCCCACGAATGTGCATTTTGATTTTGGCTGCAGCCTGGGTCCTTGGCTTCATCCACTCAGTGGCCCAATTGGCTTTTGTTGTAGACTTGCCTTTCTGTGGTCCTAATGTATTGGACAGCTTTTATTGTGACCTTCCGCAGCTCATTAAACTTGCCTGCACAGAGACCAATAGGCTGGAGTTCATGGTCACAGCCAATAGTGGACTCATCTCTGTGGGTTCTTTCTTTATACTGATTATTTCTTACATCATCATTCTGGTCACAGTTTGGAAACACTCTTCAGGTGGGTTATCCAAGGCCCTTTCTACTTTGTCAGCTCATGTCACTGTGGTGGTTTTATTCTTTGGGCCATTAATCTTCTTCTACACCTGGCCCTTCCCCTCATCACACTTGGACAAATTTCTTGCCATCTTTGATGCAGTTCTCACACCTTTTCTGAATCCAGTCATCTACACATTCAGGAACAAGGAGATGAAGGCAGCAATGAAGAAACTCTGTCATCAGCTTGTGAGTTACAGGAGGATGTCCTAAGTACtctaaaggttaaaaaaattttacccACACACTCaatgacaacagaaaaaaatagagtaattGAAGTTTTAGATCTCTATTAACTTTATGTACTAGGTTACATTTAAGCATTTACCACGTCTCTGTGTATCACCAGCACCTGAATTAATTATGATAAAGGGAGCTAACATTGGCACGTCTGTGTTTCAGGCCCTCCTGTGCTGGATGCTTTAtagtaattatttaatatttatgaaaactgtGTAGTAAGcatttttatcttgatttatattgcgggggggaggggacaaagtAAGAAATTcttcctattcattctttaattaCTGCGGAAAATGTCTCAAACCAAAGATATCACCTTAATCCACCACTTCCAACAGTTTTATCCCTCAAAAGGTGCCAAACAGAGAATGTGTTCAATGATTTAGTGTTGGAAATTAACATGTTATTCCTTTTCACTGTGATACTTTCCTTGCTTTGAACTGGTTAATGTCCTTTCCTCAAACTATCTACCAAACTGCCATAATACCaattggtttgatttttttcctctaaggtaTCTGCTTCCTATTACCCCATTCTTTTGGTTACCTAGAGCTGTTGATTATATATGGAATTAtgaaattttagaactggaatTTGAGATAATTTGTTCCAACTTTTGTTAAGTGATAGATCTAAGGTGAGAATCAGATCTCCACAGTTCCCTTCCTAACTCTATTGAGGAATAACTGAAATCTTCAAAtagaattgtatatatttaaagtatacaatatggtaatttgatatacatatatactgtgaAGTTATTACCAAgatcaagataatgaacacaaACTATGATAAAGTTGTGTTAATGCCtacttattttaaagattctttaaaaatgccaTATGTGTACTCATATCCCAGTTATTTAGCAATTTTTGGTAGATCTTCATGATGAATCTATCTTCTTAAGCCACTAAcagatttcagatttctttttttctcagtttacctatttttaaaaaagttattttaattccagttacttaacatacagtattgtatTCAGGTTTCAGACTTCATTTAGGAAGTTATTTCATTCTTCTATATTCACTTTTCTTCTGATGTTATTTTGGacttatttaaaattgttcattcgtttgtaaaatatatatttaccagGACAATTACAGGCTAAGACATTAGCTTAACCAAGTGAGAGATATTTCTTTTTAGCAAAATTAGCTTTTGGGTGATGATTGTTGTTTGTGTATAactgttcctttttcctcttcctcttgatAAACTTTGTTTATACTTATCTTTCTCCTGGTGACCTCTTAGGGTGCTCCTTTGAATATCAGCCTTATAAATATTATGTGATCAAAGGATCACATAATATCACATGCCTTTCtatttgaaaaatggaaacttAGATGTGCATTCACTCCAAATAAAATTCAGTACAGATTTATTATCACTTTACTTGCCCTTAACTGTGTCGTTTACAAGCCTGGTAGAGACTGCCATAGCTCCTTCTCATCCAACACCTTTCTTACTAGCTTTTTAAAGCCCATTCATTGTTTTTGTCCACCTGTCACCACCTCTACGtttaccaacatttattgaacatatatGTGGCAGGTACTATCTGAAGTTGTTAACATATAccaattcatttaattctctcagaAATCAGGTAGGTAATATGATTACTCTTATTTATAGGAGATGtacctgaggcacagaaagatacACTAACTAGCCCAGAGACACAGAGGTAGTAAGTGGCGAAGCTTGGTTGCAAATCCACACAGCTTCTGCTCTAGTATCCCTGCTCTTAATCACCACACATCAAAGTTGGTGGGTCTCTCTTATCTGTCCTTCTAAAATCTGAAcatatcttttctctctctacttaataacacaaaataacaaatacaaaacatGCATCAATTCAGTAAAATACAATGCTATTGTATTCTGTCATTTAAATCTGTCATTAAAATATCCACCTATTTACTAGATGGATATCAAaggggctgggggcgcctggatgacccagttggttaggtgtctgacttcagctcaggtcatgatctcacattttgtgggtttgagccctgcattggcctctgcactgacagtgcagagctgcttgggattctctctctccctctctctctgcccctcccctgttcactcgtgtgggtgctctctctctctctctctcaaaataaataaactttcaaaaaaacacaaaggggCTGAAACTCAGAGGTAATTTATACGATAAACTGACTTTATAACTCTCTTGTATTCAAACGAAATTCTGCATGAGTGGCGGGCATTGCACCATCTACTCCTTGGAGATAGTTAGTCCATGATAGAGTCATGTTATTTCAGTATTCTTACTGAAGCCTGAGTGGACACCTCTTGGGGTTCCTTCAGCCTAACAGAAACAGACAGTTTGCAGTAGTCCAGGCAGAGGATGAGCCAATTTATCAACTATTTGATTGAAAGCTGAAAATGACCTTAACATGGCAAATTGCTTACTGATTCTATAGCATTAGGCTCCTTCTATACCTGAACaaggacataaagaaaaaaaattgaacaccAGGCTTCAAGTAAACCTCTTTTGGGCACACACAAAACTTTCTCTTCTTAGTTAATATTAAAGAAAGTAGTATAAGGTTGTTTGAGGTGGTTTCTGCATCACATTAGTAGGTatcaaaataaaagctgtttatattttaacatttagcagacaggaatttatttctttctttttcccaactGTATTAAGGTATGATGACAAATAAAAGTGTACATATTAGGTTGTACAATATGATGTTTTGTATGTAATGTGAAATGACTACCTCaattaattaacatattcatcacTTCACCTAGTTAACCATCTCCTTTTTATGTGAGAACACTGGAAATCTACTTTCTTACATTATTATTATGtgaaatatacattattattaggtaaaattttttttaatgtttatttatttttgagagagagagagagagagagagagcacaagcaggctatggtcagagagagagggagacacagaatctgaagcctaggctctgagctgtcagcaacagagcctgatgaagggcttaaactcatgaactgtgagatcataacctgagccaaagccagtcacttaactgactgagccacccaggccctaccaaatatacattattattaaatgtagtcaccatgctgaacATAAGTCtatagaatttattcatctagtACTTGTTGAAAGTACTTGTACTCTTTCACTAACATCTCCCCTTTATCTCACATCCCAGCCCTTAGTAACAACCATCCTATTCTCTGGTACtctgttatttacttttttagactctgtatataaatgaaattgcaaagtatttgtctttctgtgtctggtttaattcacttagcataatgcacctCCCCCACCATGTTCATCTGTGTTAtcataaatggcaggatttactTCTCTTTAAAGGCTGAATATtaatacattgtgtgtgtgtgtgtgtgtgtgtgtgtgtgtgtgtgtacttatcCACTCATGTGTCAATgaacttagattgcttccatatcttgtctattgttaatagtgctgtaatggacatgggagtgcagataactttttgagatagtgattttcattttatttggatatatatTCAGGAGTTGGatttgctggatcacatggtagttctattttttaatttgtttgagggacctccatactattttcctaGTGATTATACTGTgttacattcttaccaacattGTACAAGtgctccctttctttccccatcttcaccaacacttgctttgactttttgataatagtcattctatcaaagtcaaaagaaagctggagtagccatacttatatcagacaaactagattttaaactaaaggctgtaacaagaaatgaagaagagcattatatcataattacagggactatccatcaagaagagttaacaattgtaaatgtttctgctcccaacttgaaagaaccaaaatacataaatcaattaatcacaaacatgagcAATCTTATTGATAGGAATActgtaattgcaggggactttaattactccacttacatcaatggacagatcatttgggggaaaaatcaataaagaaacaatggccttgaatggtATACTTGATTAGATTGACTTGACAGATAtatccagaacttttcatccaaaagcagcagaatacacattctctttGAGTgtacctggaacattctccaagatagatcacatactgggtcacaaaaccctcaataaatataaaagaattgagatcataccatgcatattttctgatcacaatgctatcaaacttgaaatcaaacacaagaaaaaat includes:
- the LOC106969849 gene encoding olfactory receptor 4F3/4F16/4F29-like; amino-acid sequence: MQVKLVSPLFAEAMDGANQSVVYEFVFLGLSNSWEIQLLLFFFSSVFYMASLMGNLLIVFSVSTDPNLHSPMYFLLANLSFLDVGFCSIAAPKMIYDLFRKRKAISFGGCISQIFFIHAIGGTEMVLLIAMAFDRYVAICKPLHYLTIMSPRMCILILAAAWVLGFIHSVAQLAFVVDLPFCGPNVLDSFYCDLPQLIKLACTETNRLEFMVTANSGLISVGSFFILIISYIIILVTVWKHSSGGLSKALSTLSAHVTVVVLFFGPLIFFYTWPFPSSHLDKFLAIFDAVLTPFLNPVIYTFRNKEMKAAMKKLCHQLVSYRRMS